The following are encoded in a window of Mycolicibacterium tusciae JS617 genomic DNA:
- a CDS encoding dihydrodipicolinate reductase, with protein sequence MHRVIQWGTGTVGAEIITAILDHRDDLDLVGALVYSESKNGVDIGALVGREPIGVTATTDVEQIVKLDADCVLYTPRTAQLDDVCRLLESGKNVVTTAFLFHPARIVAADRDRVLAACEKGASSVHGSGLNPGNLSGVLPLALSGMSRTIDRITLQERADWSVYESTGITFDNMAFGQPVESISPTATDFLAFNSSIFTEQVWLLADALNAGIEDVSATVEAIGAEHDHQIFDHLLAAGTTAGQRWNWAGHRDGETLIEIETLWTVGGEYPAHWPKPQHGWTLTIEGDPSMRTHFMSLASFTRNASMEEHVRSASVATGMQVLNAVSAVCQAAPGFATSATLPLIRSHTGFRR encoded by the coding sequence GTGCATCGGGTCATTCAGTGGGGCACCGGCACGGTGGGCGCCGAGATCATCACCGCGATTCTCGACCACCGCGACGATCTCGACCTCGTCGGTGCGCTGGTGTACTCCGAGTCGAAGAACGGTGTCGATATCGGCGCGCTCGTCGGCCGTGAGCCGATCGGCGTGACCGCGACCACCGACGTCGAGCAGATCGTCAAACTGGACGCCGACTGTGTCCTCTACACCCCGCGCACCGCGCAGCTGGACGACGTGTGCCGATTGCTGGAAAGCGGAAAAAACGTTGTCACGACGGCGTTTCTGTTTCATCCGGCGCGCATCGTCGCCGCAGACCGTGACCGTGTCCTCGCGGCCTGCGAAAAGGGTGCCAGTTCGGTTCACGGCAGCGGCCTCAACCCCGGCAACCTCTCGGGTGTGCTGCCGCTGGCACTTTCGGGCATGAGCCGAACGATCGACAGGATCACGCTGCAGGAACGCGCTGACTGGTCGGTCTACGAGAGCACCGGAATCACGTTCGACAACATGGCATTCGGGCAGCCCGTCGAGTCGATCAGCCCGACCGCGACCGATTTCCTGGCGTTCAACAGCTCGATATTCACCGAACAGGTCTGGCTTCTTGCCGACGCGCTGAACGCCGGCATCGAGGACGTCTCCGCCACCGTGGAGGCCATCGGAGCCGAACACGATCACCAGATCTTCGACCATCTGCTGGCCGCGGGTACGACGGCCGGACAGCGCTGGAACTGGGCTGGCCATCGCGACGGCGAAACGCTCATCGAGATCGAAACTCTGTGGACGGTGGGCGGCGAGTACCCCGCCCACTGGCCCAAACCGCAGCACGGCTGGACGCTGACCATTGAAGGTGACCCGTCGATGCGCACCCACTTCATGTCGCTGGCCAGTTTCACGCGCAACGCCAGCATGGAAGAGCACGTCCGGTCGGCCAGCGTCGCGACGGGCATGCAGGTTCTCAACGCCGTGTCCGCCGTCTGCCAAGCCGCACCGGGTTTCGCCACTTCGGCGACGCTGCCCCTGATTCGCAGCCATACGGGGTTCAGGCGTTAA
- a CDS encoding FAD-dependent oxidoreductase translates to MTTSQRVDVIVIGAGPTGLTAAGDLARCGRSVVVLERWPQANPSSRAFATMARTLELLDARGLADDVIARAHLAPGVSIFAGARIDLTHLHSKFQFVAVTPQSNVDSALAGYATCHGAEIHRGFEVVALEQDSEGVTVTAQAKDDPGHQTIWRADYVIGADGAHSTVRDLIGVDFPGKTILSSIVLADVKLADGPTDGGLTLGSSRERFAFLAPYGRSDEDGVWYRTMVWDRAHQVPDTEPVGAPEVIDVLNRAMGRDLGVRDVGWLSRFHCDERQVAQYHCGRVFLAGDAAHVHSPMGGQGMNTGIQDAANLAWKIDAVLSGADDDVLDTYHDERHPIGKRVLLQSGLMARGVTLRPRIARGMRNLIAPRLLRVPRVRDAVAGSFAGTALRYPHERGQSPLVGTRATEIPLRQGKLTHLQRSAGFVLIRELQTRPINIAGLAEVERSDVGPAVLVRPDGYIAWVGESSDHAGWMTALRRWLGVGSRTSEISAGKYGGGGGI, encoded by the coding sequence ATGACTACTTCACAGCGCGTGGACGTGATTGTCATCGGTGCCGGCCCCACCGGGTTGACCGCGGCCGGCGACCTGGCCCGGTGCGGCCGCTCAGTCGTCGTCCTCGAACGCTGGCCGCAGGCGAACCCATCCAGCCGGGCGTTCGCCACGATGGCCCGGACTCTTGAGCTTCTCGACGCACGCGGCCTGGCCGACGACGTCATCGCCAGGGCGCACCTGGCCCCCGGTGTCTCCATATTCGCCGGTGCACGCATCGACCTCACCCATCTGCACTCGAAATTCCAGTTCGTCGCGGTCACCCCACAGAGCAACGTCGACAGCGCGCTCGCCGGCTACGCCACCTGTCACGGGGCTGAGATTCACCGTGGGTTCGAAGTCGTGGCGCTGGAACAGGATTCGGAAGGTGTCACCGTCACGGCGCAGGCCAAGGACGACCCGGGTCACCAGACGATATGGCGTGCGGACTACGTGATCGGCGCCGACGGCGCACACAGCACCGTCCGGGACTTGATCGGCGTGGACTTCCCGGGAAAGACCATCCTGTCGTCGATCGTGCTGGCCGATGTCAAGCTCGCCGACGGCCCGACCGACGGTGGCCTCACACTCGGCAGCAGTCGCGAGCGGTTCGCGTTTCTGGCGCCGTACGGGCGAAGCGATGAAGACGGTGTGTGGTATCGGACGATGGTGTGGGATCGGGCCCACCAGGTGCCCGACACCGAGCCCGTCGGTGCCCCGGAAGTGATCGACGTGCTGAATCGGGCGATGGGACGCGATCTCGGGGTGCGCGACGTCGGCTGGTTGTCACGGTTCCACTGCGACGAGCGTCAGGTCGCCCAATATCACTGCGGCCGTGTATTTCTCGCAGGCGACGCGGCACACGTCCACTCACCGATGGGTGGGCAGGGCATGAACACCGGTATCCAGGACGCCGCCAATCTCGCATGGAAGATCGACGCGGTCCTCTCGGGTGCCGACGACGACGTGCTCGACACCTACCACGACGAACGCCACCCGATCGGCAAGCGGGTCCTGCTGCAGTCGGGTCTGATGGCGCGCGGTGTCACGTTGCGTCCCCGGATCGCCCGTGGGATGCGGAATCTGATTGCGCCCAGGCTGCTTCGCGTACCGCGTGTGCGTGACGCGGTGGCGGGGAGCTTCGCGGGGACAGCGTTGCGATATCCCCACGAACGCGGGCAGAGTCCACTCGTCGGGACCCGCGCCACGGAGATCCCACTGCGACAGGGCAAACTGACACACCTGCAGCGCTCGGCGGGCTTCGTGCTCATCCGGGAACTCCAGACGCGTCCGATCAACATCGCCGGTCTTGCCGAAGTCGAGCGATCCGATGTGGGCCCGGCGGTTCTCGTCCGGCCCGACGGCTACATCGCGTGGGTCGGAGAGTCGTCCGACCACGCGGGCTGGATGACGGCGCTGCGCCGCTGGCTGGGCGTCGGGTCGCGCACGTCGGAGATATCGGCCGGAAAATATGGCGGTGGCGGAGGGATTTGA
- a CDS encoding DUF732 domain-containing protein gives MKTVALAALAISGAIASLVHAPSAAATPQSDYCASMASAQVPGDCATLTSLAKGVCAQYDQGFDLETIVQRLDATTKNEGLSNYIMAGAPLYFCPKYASQN, from the coding sequence ATGAAGACTGTTGCACTCGCGGCCCTGGCGATTTCCGGGGCGATCGCGTCGCTCGTTCACGCGCCGAGCGCCGCCGCCACCCCCCAATCTGACTACTGCGCAAGCATGGCCAGTGCACAAGTTCCGGGCGACTGCGCCACCCTGACGAGCCTCGCCAAAGGTGTGTGCGCGCAGTACGACCAGGGCTTCGATCTGGAGACCATCGTGCAACGCCTCGATGCCACGACCAAGAATGAAGGCCTGTCGAACTACATCATGGCCGGTGCTCCGCTGTACTTCTGCCCGAAGTACGCCAGCCAGAACTGA
- a CDS encoding TetR family transcriptional regulator, with protein sequence MAVRARDAAATKAAILAAARVHFGQSGFERTTIRSVAKAAGVDPALVMHYFGNKDKLFGEVSRLDISPPDLSGVAPQDVADVLLPLFTQVWGPEGPFLPLLRAAASSQAAADALLDVFARQVAPALADVAIDRPMERAALIGSQLLGVAVGRYILGIPPLVAMDDETLAGWLKPVLTHYLTDPAP encoded by the coding sequence ATGGCTGTACGAGCACGGGATGCCGCGGCGACGAAGGCCGCAATATTGGCTGCCGCAAGGGTGCACTTCGGGCAAAGCGGATTCGAAAGAACGACGATCCGGTCGGTGGCGAAGGCGGCTGGTGTTGATCCCGCGCTGGTGATGCATTACTTCGGCAACAAGGACAAGCTTTTCGGCGAGGTGTCGCGCCTGGATATCTCACCCCCGGACCTGTCCGGTGTGGCGCCCCAGGATGTAGCCGACGTGCTGTTGCCGCTTTTCACCCAGGTGTGGGGACCCGAAGGGCCTTTTCTGCCGCTGCTCCGTGCCGCCGCGTCAAGCCAGGCGGCGGCGGACGCACTCCTCGACGTCTTCGCCCGGCAGGTCGCGCCCGCACTGGCGGATGTGGCCATCGACCGGCCGATGGAGCGTGCCGCGCTGATCGGATCCCAACTGCTGGGCGTTGCGGTCGGGCGCTACATCCTCGGCATTCCGCCCCTTGTCGCGATGGATGACGAAACGCTGGCCGGCTGGCTCAAACCTGTTCTGACGCACTACCTGACTGATCCGGCACCGTAG
- a CDS encoding nucleoside deaminase, whose amino-acid sequence MTDEDLVRAALEAAAAAGPRDVPIGAVILAADGTELARAANAREETGDPTAHAEILAMRSAAAVLGDGWRLEGTTLAVTVEPCTMCAGALVMARVARLVFGAWEPKTGAVGSLWDVVRDRRLTHRPDVRGGVLAAECAAPLEAFFAAQR is encoded by the coding sequence GTGACCGACGAGGACCTCGTCCGGGCCGCGCTGGAAGCGGCGGCTGCGGCCGGACCCCGCGACGTCCCGATCGGCGCGGTCATCCTGGCCGCCGACGGCACCGAATTGGCGCGGGCTGCCAACGCCCGCGAGGAAACCGGTGACCCGACCGCACATGCGGAGATCCTGGCCATGCGCTCCGCCGCGGCGGTGCTTGGCGACGGCTGGCGCCTCGAGGGCACCACACTGGCGGTGACTGTCGAACCATGCACGATGTGCGCAGGCGCGCTGGTGATGGCGCGGGTCGCCCGGCTGGTGTTCGGTGCGTGGGAGCCCAAGACCGGGGCGGTCGGTTCGCTGTGGGACGTGGTGCGCGACCGGCGCCTGACGCACCGTCCGGACGTGCGCGGCGGCGTGCTGGCCGCCGAGTGCGCAGCACCGCTGGAGGCGTTCTTCGCCGCCCAGCGGTGA
- a CDS encoding putative glycolipid-binding domain-containing protein, with product MSEAARSEQQGPWPATLTWRAHDVPRMESVRVQLSGNRIKAHGRIVAAATASHPAFSASYDLVTDESGATKRLSLTVTLAERERQLSIARDEENMWFVQHHTGQTSRLAYDGALDVDLIFSPFFNALPIRRTGLYQRSESVTIPVVYVRLPELSVEAATISYSSAPDGIKLHSPVAETTVTVDSNGFILDYPGLAERI from the coding sequence GTGAGTGAAGCAGCCCGCTCGGAGCAACAGGGTCCGTGGCCCGCGACTTTGACCTGGCGCGCGCACGACGTCCCGCGGATGGAGTCGGTGCGGGTCCAGCTTTCAGGCAACCGCATCAAGGCCCACGGCCGGATCGTCGCCGCCGCCACCGCGTCCCATCCGGCGTTCTCCGCGTCCTATGACCTGGTGACCGACGAGTCGGGCGCCACCAAACGGCTCTCACTGACCGTCACGCTCGCCGAACGGGAGCGACAGCTGTCCATCGCGCGGGACGAGGAGAACATGTGGTTCGTCCAGCACCACACCGGTCAGACGAGTCGCCTCGCCTATGACGGCGCGCTGGACGTCGACCTGATCTTCAGCCCGTTCTTCAACGCCCTGCCCATCCGGCGAACTGGGTTGTATCAGCGAAGCGAGTCCGTGACGATTCCGGTGGTGTACGTCAGGCTGCCCGAGCTGTCCGTCGAGGCGGCGACGATCAGTTACAGCAGCGCGCCCGACGGCATCAAGCTGCACTCGCCGGTCGCCGAGACCACGGTCACCGTCGACTCCAACGGATTCATCCTCGACTACCCAGGGCTGGCAGAGCGGATCTGA
- a CDS encoding fused response regulator/phosphatase produces the protein MLLVEDDRADAVLVEELIADSGADIQVAWASSMEDAERRLAVARPDCVLLDLNLPDADGIKALDQIAKHDPTMPIVVLTGLHDEHFGVSAVAAGAQDYLVKGRVEPDTLHRALLYAVERKRSALTTVELRASELRARENARLERGLLPSPLLLDNPGVDIVAQYRPSRQFALLGGDFYDFVQTPDRTVHIMVGDVAGHGPDEAALGVALRIGWRALTFAGLRGNERMRQLERILSTERPGTSIFATVLSVAISPDDLSFNAVSAGHPGMLLHGPGSVEWLEPSVGPALGLNGFEWPLNILELPPDHGLVLLTDGLFEGRSGTGTERLMETGLLEVARSYASLPGPEFVNALIEDVERRAQSVGGTSDDIAVVRVERTATE, from the coding sequence GTGCTGCTTGTGGAAGACGACCGGGCCGACGCGGTACTGGTCGAGGAACTGATCGCCGATTCAGGCGCCGATATCCAGGTGGCCTGGGCGTCGTCGATGGAGGACGCCGAGCGTCGATTGGCGGTCGCCCGTCCCGACTGCGTACTTCTCGACCTCAACCTTCCCGACGCGGACGGAATCAAGGCGCTCGACCAGATCGCCAAACATGACCCGACCATGCCGATCGTGGTGTTGACGGGTCTCCACGACGAACACTTCGGGGTCTCCGCCGTCGCTGCGGGTGCACAGGATTACCTGGTCAAGGGGCGGGTTGAGCCCGATACTCTGCACCGCGCGCTGCTGTACGCAGTCGAACGTAAGCGCTCCGCGCTGACCACGGTCGAATTGCGCGCCAGCGAACTACGCGCCAGGGAGAACGCCCGCCTGGAACGCGGACTGCTGCCGTCACCGCTGCTGCTGGACAACCCGGGCGTGGACATTGTCGCGCAGTACCGGCCCAGCCGGCAGTTCGCGCTGCTCGGCGGCGACTTCTACGACTTCGTTCAAACGCCCGACCGCACCGTGCACATCATGGTCGGTGACGTCGCCGGACACGGTCCGGACGAGGCGGCGCTGGGGGTCGCGCTGCGTATCGGTTGGCGCGCATTGACATTCGCCGGCCTGCGCGGCAACGAGCGGATGCGTCAGCTGGAACGGATTCTGAGCACCGAGCGTCCCGGTACGAGCATCTTCGCGACAGTGCTTTCCGTGGCGATCTCGCCCGACGATCTGAGCTTCAACGCGGTGTCCGCCGGGCATCCCGGCATGCTGCTGCACGGGCCCGGTTCGGTGGAGTGGCTGGAACCGTCGGTGGGTCCCGCGCTGGGTCTCAACGGCTTCGAATGGCCGCTGAACATCCTGGAACTGCCGCCCGACCACGGCCTCGTGCTCTTGACCGACGGCTTGTTCGAGGGCCGATCCGGAACCGGGACCGAGCGGCTGATGGAGACAGGCCTGCTGGAGGTGGCCCGGTCCTATGCGAGCCTGCCCGGTCCCGAATTCGTCAATGCGCTGATCGAGGACGTCGAGCGGCGCGCGCAGTCCGTCGGTGGGACCAGTGACGACATCGCTGTCGTGCGGGTCGAGCGGACAGCCACCGAATGA
- a CDS encoding SpoIIE family protein phosphatase — protein sequence MSDAELSEPSPAGYVPVGTPVDLDNCAREPIHIPGLVQPRGVLAVLREPDFEVRQVSANVLDLLGRSVDDVLGRHLSFLIGADEAARVEQAASAPGDLRQRNPLECTIDVAGQPRAFDAILHREPGGVLLLEVEIAYGARPFTFPNTYLAVRSSVDELNRATTLTELYDGTARAVRELTGFDRVMVYRYDEDYNGEVVAEAKREELNSFLGLHYPSTDIPAQARALYEKSWLRLIDDVGYTPAPLVPAADPERGVPTDLTHATLRSVSPIHIEYLQNMGVHASMSISLLRQGRLWGLIACHHYAGPHLPPFGTRVAAEFLGSTLSLRLVDQFEDEQLHRRLAAQAVLGKLTAATLDDGDALTAVLLGTPSLLDLVPADGVVVNIGGEYGVLGSVPSPEIVAAVAKWALDAGDEIASSESLSGELDLDLDPQVVSGALAINLPDGQYAIWFRGEVLRSVDWGGDPHNKAIAVSEGDGLRLSPRKSFDRWREIVDRCCEPWAPTERESAEALRRHLVESLYRRTRGALRVAETLQRSLLPSTIPTLEGWQLSAHYEPAVGGRVGGDWYDAFELRDGRLIVLIGDVAGHGMTAAGTMAQVRNTLRAYLFTGAAPAEALNQLNDFCMHMVPRAFVTVIVARVDLGTGYVEAACAGHLIPYVTQRGASAVPAPVRLSPPIGANGMTYEPSTFTIEAGQGLVMFSDGLVERRHEPIDDGIERLAETLSHADDSTATWIATAMASSETDDDVTIVTLRRP from the coding sequence TTGTCTGACGCTGAACTGAGCGAGCCGTCGCCCGCGGGCTACGTTCCGGTCGGCACGCCCGTCGATCTCGACAACTGCGCGCGCGAGCCGATCCATATTCCCGGCCTTGTTCAGCCGCGCGGCGTGCTCGCGGTGTTGCGTGAGCCCGACTTCGAGGTACGCCAGGTCAGCGCCAACGTTCTGGATTTGCTCGGCCGGTCAGTAGACGACGTCCTCGGCCGGCACCTCTCATTCCTCATCGGTGCCGACGAGGCCGCCCGCGTCGAACAGGCGGCGTCGGCTCCCGGCGATCTACGCCAACGCAACCCGCTCGAGTGCACGATCGACGTTGCCGGCCAACCGCGCGCGTTCGATGCGATCCTGCACCGTGAGCCAGGCGGCGTTCTGCTGTTGGAGGTCGAGATCGCCTACGGCGCGCGACCGTTCACCTTCCCGAACACCTACCTGGCGGTGCGCAGTTCGGTGGACGAACTCAACCGTGCCACGACACTGACAGAGCTTTACGACGGCACCGCGCGCGCAGTCCGCGAGCTCACCGGCTTTGACCGCGTCATGGTGTACCGCTACGACGAGGACTACAACGGCGAGGTTGTCGCTGAGGCCAAACGTGAGGAGCTCAATTCGTTCCTTGGCCTGCACTACCCGTCCACTGACATTCCGGCGCAGGCGCGGGCGCTGTACGAGAAGAGCTGGCTGCGGCTCATCGACGACGTCGGCTACACACCAGCACCTCTGGTGCCCGCGGCCGACCCGGAAAGGGGCGTGCCGACGGACCTGACGCACGCGACGCTGCGCAGCGTCTCGCCGATTCATATCGAGTACCTGCAGAACATGGGCGTGCATGCGTCGATGTCGATTTCACTGCTGCGGCAAGGGCGGCTGTGGGGATTGATCGCCTGCCATCACTACGCCGGTCCGCATCTGCCGCCATTCGGGACCAGGGTGGCAGCCGAATTCCTTGGCTCGACTCTCTCACTGCGACTCGTCGACCAGTTCGAAGACGAACAATTACACCGGCGGTTGGCTGCGCAGGCCGTCCTGGGCAAGCTCACCGCCGCCACGCTGGACGACGGCGATGCGCTGACCGCGGTCCTGCTCGGAACGCCCAGTCTGCTCGACCTCGTGCCCGCCGACGGCGTCGTCGTCAACATCGGTGGCGAGTACGGGGTTCTGGGTTCGGTTCCCTCGCCGGAGATCGTGGCCGCCGTGGCCAAATGGGCACTGGACGCCGGCGACGAGATCGCAAGCAGTGAGTCGTTGTCCGGCGAGTTGGATCTCGACCTCGATCCGCAGGTGGTCTCCGGTGCGCTGGCGATCAACCTGCCCGATGGGCAGTACGCCATCTGGTTTCGAGGTGAGGTGCTGCGATCCGTCGACTGGGGCGGTGACCCACACAACAAGGCGATCGCGGTCAGCGAAGGTGACGGGCTGCGCCTGAGTCCACGCAAGTCATTCGACCGCTGGCGCGAAATCGTGGACCGATGCTGCGAGCCGTGGGCGCCGACCGAGAGGGAGTCTGCCGAAGCGTTGCGGCGACACCTCGTCGAATCGTTGTATCGACGGACGCGCGGCGCGCTCCGCGTCGCCGAGACGCTGCAACGCAGCCTGTTGCCGTCAACGATTCCCACCCTCGAAGGCTGGCAGTTGTCGGCACACTATGAACCCGCCGTCGGAGGGCGCGTCGGCGGCGACTGGTACGACGCGTTCGAGTTGCGCGACGGCCGGTTGATCGTGCTGATCGGCGACGTCGCAGGCCATGGCATGACCGCGGCGGGAACGATGGCGCAAGTCCGAAATACTTTGCGCGCCTACCTCTTCACGGGTGCCGCCCCCGCTGAGGCGCTCAATCAGCTCAACGACTTCTGCATGCACATGGTCCCCCGCGCCTTCGTCACCGTGATCGTTGCCCGGGTCGATTTGGGCACCGGGTACGTCGAAGCTGCGTGCGCTGGCCACCTGATCCCATATGTCACCCAGCGGGGCGCCTCGGCCGTCCCCGCGCCGGTACGACTGTCGCCGCCGATCGGCGCCAACGGCATGACCTATGAACCCAGCACGTTCACGATCGAGGCCGGGCAGGGCTTGGTGATGTTCTCCGATGGCCTCGTGGAACGCCGCCATGAGCCGATCGATGACGGCATCGAGCGACTTGCCGAAACGCTCAGCCACGCAGATGATTCGACGGCGACCTGGATTGCGACGGCGATGGCGTCGAGCGAAACCGACGACGATGTCACGATCGTCACGCTCCGCCGTCCCTAG
- a CDS encoding ISL3 family transposase, with the protein MRNASLWRTVLCVENAVVEGVEFDDQTQALVVHMRPRRPLKGRCGDCGSRASWYDRGQGRRRWRGLDLGTVQVFLEADAPRVNCPTHGPTVRQVPWARHGAGHTRSFDQQVAWLATHCSKKAITELMRIAWRTVGSIITRVWADTVAGVDGFADLTRIGIDEISYKRHHKYLTVVVDHDSGRLVWAHPGHERATVRAFFDALEASGAGRCAQITHVTADGAKWIADVVSERCPDAIRCADPFHVVGWATEALDAVRQQAWSDARRSGHTRSHGWAHGRRATISTGPAQALRRARYALWKNPENLTDRQQAKLRWIATTDPRLYRAYLLKEGLRTVFKLPADHAAEALDRWIAWARRSRIESFVKLQRRIAGHREQILASIAHGLSNGLIESVNTKIRLITRIAFGFAHPGALIALAMLTLGGHRPTLPGRQ; encoded by the coding sequence GTGCGGAATGCCAGCCTATGGCGCACCGTGTTGTGCGTCGAGAACGCGGTGGTCGAGGGCGTCGAGTTCGACGACCAAACGCAGGCTCTCGTGGTCCATATGCGACCGCGACGACCGCTTAAGGGTCGATGCGGAGACTGCGGATCGAGAGCCTCCTGGTATGACCGCGGCCAGGGGCGGCGGCGGTGGCGCGGACTCGATTTGGGAACCGTTCAGGTCTTCCTGGAGGCTGACGCCCCACGGGTCAACTGCCCCACCCACGGCCCGACGGTGCGACAAGTCCCCTGGGCCCGACACGGCGCGGGACATACCCGCTCGTTCGACCAGCAGGTGGCCTGGTTGGCCACACACTGCTCCAAGAAGGCAATCACCGAGCTGATGCGGATCGCCTGGCGCACAGTCGGATCGATCATCACTCGAGTGTGGGCCGACACCGTCGCCGGAGTCGATGGGTTCGCCGACCTGACGCGGATCGGGATTGATGAGATCTCCTACAAGCGCCATCACAAGTACCTAACTGTGGTCGTCGACCACGACAGCGGCCGCCTGGTGTGGGCGCATCCCGGTCACGAACGCGCGACCGTGCGCGCCTTCTTCGACGCGCTAGAAGCCTCAGGTGCAGGTCGGTGCGCCCAGATCACCCACGTCACCGCTGATGGGGCCAAATGGATCGCCGACGTGGTCAGCGAACGATGCCCGGACGCCATCCGCTGTGCCGACCCGTTTCACGTCGTTGGTTGGGCCACTGAGGCATTGGATGCCGTGCGTCAACAGGCCTGGAGCGATGCTCGCCGCAGCGGGCATACCCGCTCGCACGGGTGGGCCCATGGCCGACGCGCCACCATCTCCACCGGGCCAGCCCAAGCATTGCGGCGCGCCCGCTACGCGCTGTGGAAGAACCCGGAAAACCTCACCGACCGCCAACAAGCGAAGCTGCGCTGGATCGCCACCACCGACCCTCGGCTCTACCGCGCCTACCTGCTCAAAGAAGGCCTACGGACGGTCTTCAAACTCCCTGCCGACCACGCCGCCGAAGCGCTGGACAGGTGGATCGCTTGGGCACGGCGCAGCCGCATCGAATCATTCGTCAAGCTCCAACGCCGCATCGCCGGCCACCGCGAGCAGATCCTCGCTTCCATCGCCCACGGCCTCTCCAACGGACTCATCGAATCGGTCAACACCAAGATCCGACTCATCACCCGCATCGCCTTCGGCTTCGCCCACCCCGGCGCCTTAATCGCCCTAGCCATGCTCACTCTCGGAGGACACCGCCCCACCTTGCCTGGCCGCCAATGA
- a CDS encoding tRNA adenosine deaminase-associated protein yields the protein MGAQRAAAQKQAADRPDGFGVAVIREDGKWRCAAMRSASLNSLSAAETELCEIRSAGAIFGLLDVDDEFFVILRPAPAGTRMLLSDATAALDYDIAAEVLEKLDNDISEDDLDPEQPFEEGDLGLLADIGLPEAVLAVILDESDLYADEQLGRIAREMGFADELSAVLDRLDR from the coding sequence ATGGGAGCACAGCGTGCCGCAGCGCAGAAGCAGGCCGCCGACCGCCCGGACGGCTTTGGTGTGGCTGTGATCCGGGAGGACGGCAAATGGCGTTGTGCCGCGATGCGCTCGGCATCGCTCAACAGCCTGTCCGCCGCCGAAACCGAACTGTGCGAAATACGCAGTGCCGGAGCCATTTTCGGGCTGCTTGACGTCGACGACGAGTTCTTCGTCATCCTGCGACCCGCGCCTGCCGGTACGCGCATGCTGCTGTCGGATGCCACCGCGGCGCTCGACTATGACATTGCCGCAGAGGTACTGGAGAAGCTGGACAACGACATCAGCGAGGACGATCTGGACCCCGAGCAGCCGTTCGAGGAGGGCGACCTGGGGCTGCTCGCGGATATCGGCCTGCCCGAGGCGGTGTTGGCGGTCATCCTCGACGAGTCGGACCTGTACGCCGACGAACAACTCGGCCGGATCGCGCGGGAGATGGGTTTCGCCGACGAACTGTCGGCGGTGCTCGACCGTCTGGATCGGTGA
- a CDS encoding prephenate dehydrogenase codes for MTDTPVCVVGLGLIGGSLMRAAAAAGREVFGYNRSIEAVQAATADGFDATENLDEALTRAAGGNALIVLAVPVPALQQMLHRIRDLAAECPLTDVTSVKSCVLDEVRSVGLQDRFVGGHPMAGTADSGWVAGDARLFVGAPWVVSVDDHVDPDVWTTVMNLALDCGAVVVPARSDEHDAAAAAISHLPHLLAEALAATAGEVPLAFALAAGSFRDGTRVAATAPDLVRAMCEANADQVLPVLDRTLEQLNQARDTLSAGKPLTELVEAGHAARVRYDNFGRPEIVTVVIGDERWREELAAAGRAGGVVRSALPALGSRG; via the coding sequence GTGACGGATACGCCGGTTTGCGTGGTGGGCCTCGGCCTGATCGGCGGCTCCCTGATGCGTGCGGCCGCGGCGGCCGGGCGCGAGGTCTTCGGCTACAACCGCTCGATCGAGGCAGTTCAGGCCGCCACGGCCGACGGCTTCGACGCGACCGAGAACCTCGACGAGGCGTTGACCCGGGCTGCCGGGGGCAACGCGCTCATCGTGCTCGCCGTGCCGGTGCCCGCACTGCAACAAATGCTGCACCGCATCCGCGATCTGGCGGCTGAATGCCCCCTGACGGACGTCACCAGCGTGAAATCCTGCGTGCTGGACGAGGTGCGCTCTGTTGGACTGCAGGACCGTTTCGTCGGCGGACATCCGATGGCGGGCACGGCAGACTCCGGCTGGGTTGCCGGTGATGCCCGGCTGTTCGTCGGGGCGCCCTGGGTCGTCAGTGTGGACGATCACGTCGACCCCGACGTCTGGACGACGGTGATGAACCTGGCCCTGGATTGCGGCGCGGTGGTGGTGCCCGCCCGATCCGACGAGCACGACGCCGCGGCCGCGGCGATTTCGCACCTGCCGCACCTGTTGGCGGAGGCGCTGGCGGCGACGGCGGGTGAGGTGCCGCTGGCATTCGCGCTGGCAGCCGGGTCGTTCCGCGACGGGACGCGGGTCGCGGCGACCGCGCCGGACCTCGTCCGCGCCATGTGCGAGGCCAACGCCGACCAGGTGCTCCCGGTCCTGGACCGCACCCTCGAGCAGCTCAACCAGGCTCGCGACACGCTGTCCGCGGGAAAGCCGCTGACCGAGCTCGTCGAGGCGGGTCACGCCGCGCGGGTGCGCTACGACAACTTCGGCCGCCCCGAGATCGTGACGGTGGTGATCGGCGACGAAAGGTGGCGCGAGGAACTCGCCGCCGCGGGCCGTGCCGGCGGGGTGGTCAGATCCGCTCTGCCAGCCCTGGGTAGTCGAGGATGA